The Rhizobium sp. WSM4643 genome contains the following window.
ATAATTGCAAAGCCCATCGGCTCATTCTCCTTCCGCAACCGGGGTCAAGATCCGGTGCATCGTGATTCAAATGTAGTCGTCCAAGGTAAACGGATCAATACCGATCCTCTCAGTACCAGCCGACGGCGACCTGCGCCTCTTCGGACATACGATCCGGCGTCCACGGCGGATCGAAGGTCATGGCTACCTCGACGCCGGACACGCCTTCGACGGCACCGACGGCATTTTCGACCCAGCCGGGCATCTCGCCGGCAACCGGGCACCCGGGTGCGGTCAGCGTCATCATGATCTTCACCATCCGGTCGTCTTCGATGTCGATCTTGTAGATCAGACCCAACTCGAAGATGTCGGCTGGAATTTCCGGATCGTAGACGGTCTTCAGCGCGCTGATGACGTCGTCGCTCAGCCGCGCCAGTTCATCGGCCGGAATGCTGGAATGCACGATGCCTTCGCGCACGTCGATCTTCTGTTCGCTTTCGTCCAGGCTCATCACGGACACTCCTCAAGCAAAGAACTTGCGCGCATATTCAAGCGCATCGGCCAGGGCATCGACCTCGGCGCGGGTATTGTACATGCCGAAGGATGCACGGCATGTGGAGGTGACGCCGAAGCGTTTCAAGAGCGGCATGGCGCAATGCGTGCCGGCCCTGACCGCAATACCCTGCCGGTCGATCACCATCGAGACGTCATGGGCATGGATACCGGCAAGCTCGAAGGAAAAGATGCTTCCCTTGTCGGGTGCCGTCCCAAAGACATGCAGCGAATTAACGGATTTCAGCCGCTCGACCGCATAGGCGGCAAGATCGGCCTCATGGCGGGCGATCGCCTCGCGGCCAACCTTCTCCATGTAGTCGAGTGCATAACCGAGCCCGATCGCCTGCACGATTGGCGGCGT
Protein-coding sequences here:
- a CDS encoding SUF system Fe-S cluster assembly protein — encoded protein: MSLDESEQKIDVREGIVHSSIPADELARLSDDVISALKTVYDPEIPADIFELGLIYKIDIEDDRMVKIMMTLTAPGCPVAGEMPGWVENAVGAVEGVSGVEVAMTFDPPWTPDRMSEEAQVAVGWY